A single region of the Sphaeramia orbicularis chromosome 6, fSphaOr1.1, whole genome shotgun sequence genome encodes:
- the LOC115420415 gene encoding DNA-directed RNA polymerase II subunit RPB1-like — MEKRRVGLEFNELLSDTAAAASPSAAAASPSAPAASPSAPAASPSAPAASPSAPAASPSAPAASPSAPAASPSAAAASPSAPAASPSAPAASPSAPAASPSAAAASPSAAAASPSAAAASPSAPAASPSAPAASPSAPAASPSAAAASPSAAAASPSAAAASLHRLCGIPAVF, encoded by the exons atggaaaagaGACGAGTGGGTCTGGAGTTCAATGAGCTGCT GTCTGACACTGCAGCTGCCGCTTCACCGTCTGCAGCTGCCGCTTCACCGTCCGCACCTGCCGCTTCACCGTCTGCACCTGCCGCTTCACCGTCCGCACCTGCCGCTTCACCGTCCGCACCTGCCGCTTCACCGTCCGCACCTGCCGCTTCACCGTCCGCACCTGCCGCTTCACCGTCCGCAGCTGCCGCTTCACCGTCCGCACCTGCCGCTTCACCGTCCGCACCTGCCGCTTCACCGTCCGCACCTGCCGCTTCACCGTCCGCAGCTGCCGCTTCACCGTCCGCAGCTGCCGCTTCACCGTCTGCAGCTGCCGCTTCACCGTCCGCACCTGCCGCTTCACCGTCCGCACCTGCCGCTTCACCGTCCGCACCTGCCGCTTCACCGTCCGCAGCTGCCGCTTCACCGTCCGCAGCTGCCGCTTCACCGTCCGCAGCTGCCGCTTCACTGCACAGACTGTGTGGGATTCCTGCTGTTTTCTGA